From Chryseobacterium salivictor, a single genomic window includes:
- a CDS encoding type II toxin-antitoxin system RelE/ParE family toxin encodes MIREIITFGHYFDDFIKKLHPKVVEKIEYIFDIIETQERISEKFVKHIENGLFEIRIEYQSNIYRVFFCFDEGKLVVLFNGFQKKSQKTPKKEVEKALKIMAQYYEHKRTEN; translated from the coding sequence ATGATTAGAGAAATCATAACTTTCGGTCATTATTTTGATGATTTTATAAAGAAACTTCATCCGAAAGTTGTTGAAAAAATAGAATATATTTTTGATATCATTGAAACTCAGGAAAGGATTTCAGAAAAATTTGTGAAACATATTGAAAATGGTTTATTCGAGATTAGAATCGAATATCAAAGCAATATTTACAGAGTTTTCTTTTGTTTTGATGAGGGAAAATTAGTTGTTCTCTTCAATGGATTTCAGAAAAAATCTCAGAAAACTCCAAAAAAAGAGGTAGAGAAAGCTTTAAAAATAATGGCTCAATATTATGAACACAAAAGAACCGAAAATTAG
- a CDS encoding helix-turn-helix domain-containing protein codes for MNTKEPKIRSYSKVLAEKHGEYGTKERKKFQEKAMAFYTGQIIEQARKNANMTQEQLADKIGADKSYISRIENGKTEPKVSTFYKIIEALGLKIEFNPAY; via the coding sequence ATGAACACAAAAGAACCGAAAATTAGAAGCTACAGTAAAGTTCTTGCCGAGAAACATGGCGAATACGGAACTAAAGAGCGCAAAAAATTCCAGGAGAAAGCAATGGCTTTCTATACCGGGCAAATTATTGAGCAAGCCAGAAAAAACGCTAACATGACCCAGGAACAATTGGCAGACAAAATTGGTGCCGACAAATCTTATATTTCAAGAATTGAAAATGGCAAAACAGAACCTAAAGTTTCAACTTTTTATAAAATAATCGAGGCATTGGGTTTGAAAATCGAATTTAATCCCGCCTATTAA
- the gmk gene encoding guanylate kinase has protein sequence MNKVIIFSAPSGSGKTTLVKHCLEHFSELAFSISCTTRNPRGEEQQGIDYHFITPEEFRQKIAEGDFVEFEEVYTDKYYGTLKSEVERIWASGKAVIFDVDVQGGIALKKYFGDKALSIFIMPPSVAALELRLIARGTDDLETIHLRVAKATEEISFKNEFDKIVINDQLEVAKIEIDNLITQFLKS, from the coding sequence ATGAACAAAGTAATCATATTCTCCGCACCCTCCGGAAGTGGAAAAACCACTCTTGTAAAACACTGTCTCGAACATTTTTCGGAACTGGCATTTTCAATTTCCTGTACGACCAGAAATCCGAGAGGCGAAGAACAGCAAGGTATCGATTATCATTTTATCACTCCTGAAGAATTTCGTCAGAAGATTGCTGAGGGGGATTTCGTGGAGTTTGAAGAAGTATATACCGACAAATATTACGGGACTTTGAAATCAGAAGTCGAACGCATCTGGGCCAGCGGAAAGGCCGTTATTTTCGATGTGGATGTGCAGGGCGGAATTGCCTTGAAAAAATATTTCGGCGACAAAGCATTGTCTATTTTCATTATGCCGCCTTCGGTAGCCGCTTTGGAATTAAGATTGATTGCAAGAGGAACCGACGACCTGGAAACCATTCACCTGCGTGTTGCAAAAGCAACAGAAGAAATCTCTTTTAAAAATGAATTTGACAAAATTGTAATCAACGATCAGTTGGAAGTGGCTAAAATTGAAATCGATAATTTAATAACGCAGTTTTTGAAATCATGA
- the folB gene encoding dihydroneopterin aldolase — protein sequence MTSKIIIENLKIYAYHGVLAEETLIGTYYLLNVEVQADLWKAVGTDDLNDTINYAAINDIIHQEMKIPSNLMEHVAGRILKNVKLAFPQISFIKIKITKTNPPMTGEMHGVSVEIENQF from the coding sequence ATGACTTCAAAAATAATTATAGAAAATCTGAAAATCTACGCTTATCACGGCGTGCTTGCCGAAGAAACGCTCATCGGAACCTATTATCTTTTGAATGTAGAAGTTCAGGCCGATTTGTGGAAAGCCGTAGGAACGGATGATTTAAACGACACCATCAATTACGCAGCCATCAACGATATTATTCATCAGGAAATGAAAATCCCTTCGAATTTGATGGAACATGTGGCGGGCAGAATTCTGAAAAATGTAAAACTGGCCTTTCCGCAGATTTCTTTTATTAAAATTAAAATCACCAAAACCAATCCGCCAATGACGGGCGAAATGCACGGCGTAAGCGTGGAGATCGAAAATCAGTTTTAG
- a CDS encoding NAD(P)-binding domain-containing protein encodes MRIAIIGCGWVGEKLARYWTDQKHHVIATTTTPDKIIPLKKVAVEVHLLDFRSTVDFDFLNEVDIAVFSMPVSRNDWHRGFEKLDEQFSKTIFFSSTGIYPQEEKTFTENDTENLRTDILTSENIVRKKYPQTTILRFGGLMGNERSLQNFFKNRLPENPDKPTNYIHYEDIVAIAEQLIHSEIKAETYNVVAPEHPSIGEVLNLENKSNSDKTGMLPQRIISSQHLIQDFNYTFIHPNPKCF; translated from the coding sequence ATGAGAATCGCCATTATCGGCTGCGGCTGGGTTGGAGAAAAATTAGCCAGATACTGGACTGATCAAAAGCATCATGTCATCGCCACAACCACGACACCTGATAAAATAATTCCGCTGAAGAAAGTGGCGGTAGAAGTTCATCTGCTCGACTTTCGCTCAACGGTAGATTTTGATTTTTTAAACGAGGTCGACATTGCGGTTTTCAGCATGCCGGTTTCGAGAAATGACTGGCATCGGGGTTTTGAAAAACTCGATGAGCAATTTTCAAAAACCATCTTTTTCAGCTCTACCGGAATTTATCCGCAGGAAGAGAAAACTTTCACTGAAAACGATACCGAGAATTTAAGAACCGATATTCTCACTTCAGAAAATATAGTCCGAAAGAAATATCCGCAAACCACTATTTTGCGGTTTGGCGGATTAATGGGTAACGAACGGTCGCTCCAAAATTTCTTTAAAAACAGATTGCCGGAAAACCCTGATAAACCCACCAATTATATTCATTACGAAGATATTGTAGCGATCGCAGAACAACTGATTCATTCTGAAATAAAAGCAGAAACTTACAATGTCGTTGCTCCGGAACATCCGTCAATAGGAGAGGTTCTGAATTTGGAAAATAAAAGCAACAGCGATAAAACAGGAATGCTACCGCAACGGATTATTTCGTCCCAGCATTTGATTCAAGATTTTAATTATACATTTATACATCCCAATCCTAAATGTTTTTAA
- the lnt gene encoding apolipoprotein N-acyltransferase gives MKYIILSLLSAVLLSISWPTYGIPFFIFFALVPLLIMEHDISKFSEIKRKGGTIFGLTFLCFVIWNIVTTGWLYGAKNPDGTNSLLAVVVPVLLNSLFYSFIFQCYHWYKNAQGTYFGLTFFVAVWMVWEKIHLSWEFTWPWLNLGNAFADYPQLIQWYDTFGATGGSFWILLVNVFAFYTLRIWEAGRKRKSLIINSSILVAGIALPMIISVVKYQNFDLKPIGSVNVLMLQPDLNPYTEKYSKDSLTILNDLLTLAEENSKGQIDYYIGPETSLPGFGSISETGFEHSELLNKTKEFLTEHPKSVFATGISSHRFYTDENHRSKTAYQTSQGMYVDSYNSAIQIIPNQKIEVYHKGKLVPGVEIFPYINVLKPILGNAMLDLGGTTASLGIDEERKVFGNPFNKGKLAPIICYESIYGEFVTDYVKKGANFLGIMTNDSWWGVTQGHKQLLAYAKMRAIETRREITRSANSGISAHIDVKGDVVADTFYGDKTALFAKIDLYDHQTFYTRTGDLLSRLSIFVFGFLIFYNWIKKYQNRKPQEPVKKIVIKR, from the coding sequence ATGAAATATATTATTTTGTCCTTACTCTCGGCGGTTCTGCTGAGTATTTCATGGCCCACTTACGGCATTCCTTTTTTTATATTTTTTGCGCTCGTTCCTCTTTTAATAATGGAACACGACATTTCAAAATTTTCAGAAATCAAAAGAAAAGGCGGGACCATTTTCGGACTGACTTTCCTCTGTTTTGTGATTTGGAATATCGTCACCACCGGTTGGTTATACGGAGCGAAAAATCCGGACGGCACCAATTCCCTATTAGCCGTTGTGGTACCGGTTTTATTGAATTCTCTCTTTTATTCCTTTATTTTTCAATGTTATCATTGGTATAAAAACGCGCAGGGAACTTATTTCGGACTGACATTCTTCGTTGCCGTGTGGATGGTTTGGGAAAAAATCCATTTGAGCTGGGAATTTACCTGGCCGTGGTTGAATTTAGGAAACGCATTTGCCGATTACCCGCAGCTGATTCAGTGGTATGACACCTTTGGGGCAACGGGCGGAAGTTTCTGGATCTTGCTGGTGAATGTTTTTGCTTTCTACACATTGCGGATTTGGGAAGCCGGCAGAAAAAGAAAATCCTTAATCATCAACTCCTCCATTCTTGTTGCAGGAATTGCTTTGCCCATGATAATTTCAGTGGTGAAATACCAAAACTTTGATTTGAAACCCATCGGGTCGGTCAATGTTTTAATGCTGCAGCCGGACTTAAATCCCTACACCGAAAAATATTCAAAGGACAGCTTAACCATTTTAAATGATTTACTGACTTTAGCCGAAGAAAATTCGAAGGGACAAATCGATTATTATATCGGTCCCGAAACTTCACTTCCCGGTTTTGGTTCAATTTCGGAAACGGGTTTTGAACACAGCGAACTTTTAAATAAAACGAAAGAATTTTTAACGGAACATCCGAAATCTGTTTTTGCCACGGGAATTTCTTCCCACCGTTTTTATACCGATGAAAATCACAGATCGAAAACCGCGTACCAGACTTCCCAGGGAATGTACGTGGACAGTTATAATTCTGCCATTCAAATTATCCCTAACCAAAAAATAGAAGTTTATCACAAAGGTAAACTCGTGCCGGGAGTAGAGATTTTCCCTTACATCAATGTACTGAAACCCATTCTCGGAAATGCGATGCTGGATCTGGGCGGAACAACTGCTTCCCTGGGAATTGATGAAGAAAGAAAGGTGTTCGGCAATCCTTTTAACAAAGGAAAATTGGCGCCGATTATTTGCTACGAAAGTATTTACGGCGAATTCGTTACTGATTACGTTAAAAAAGGCGCGAACTTTTTAGGAATTATGACGAACGACTCCTGGTGGGGCGTTACGCAGGGTCACAAACAACTTCTGGCTTATGCCAAAATGCGCGCGATAGAAACCCGACGTGAAATTACAAGATCCGCCAACAGCGGGATTTCTGCGCATATTGATGTGAAAGGCGATGTGGTGGCCGATACCTTTTATGGCGACAAAACAGCTCTTTTTGCGAAAATTGATCTGTATGATCACCAGACTTTTTATACCCGAACGGGAGATTTATTATCACGGCTTTCTATTTTCGTTTTCGGCTTTCTGATTTTTTATAATTGGATTAAAAAATATCAGAACAGAAAACCGCAGGAACCGGTAAAGAAAATCGTGATTAAAAGATAA
- a CDS encoding helix-turn-helix domain-containing protein, producing the protein MDESLFNLAEHTNRSIFLTGKAGTGKTTFLNEFVKKTKKKHIVVAPTGIAAINAGGVTIHSMFGLPLRTFIPTTDRIDSNLGNNISDLMQHFKYRKDKLKLLREIEIIIIDEVSMLRADVLDMMDFSLRFVRRNQQKFGGVQMLFIGDLYQLPPVVRDEHFLGKYYKSPFFFESYALKEMPLITIELTTVYRQTDEKFLDILNDIRDGAVGDIDFETLNERYVPDFEPTDEPYVYLTSHNRMADEINQKKLTELKGKPFIYRADIIGNFNENQYPNEEELQLKVGAQVMFIRNDASGEKRYFNGKLAEVMGLDEKEITVLIDGDNEVFKIKKETWEQKRYGLDADKNITEDVLGSFQQYPIRLAWAVTIHKSQGLTFDRLIIDAGKSFASGQVYVALSRCRTLEGIVLKSKITPNVIFADRRVSKFQDETNANEKVEEILQAEKYDYSIKKVISSLDCLWFKHSLEKWFQTTKTSKALDKNKATFLYQSIKPKIENFGNVYQKFEKIMVQKTHKFINGDEEWSEIETKAKGAVNFFFTKVNIEVFQPLLDFYSDNKGTKGLKEYNEDFRVVLDDLEDYLNDLKKVYLLQAPLFNTENNITISTKVAKIPSHILTFQLFEEGKTIPEIAKERGLVTETIFGHLAKFAEQGLLDLSRIFDKDKIKTFEKEFRNNSYETLNDWKKALPNDFEFNEIRLLLNHFTHKKSK; encoded by the coding sequence ATGGACGAATCTCTCTTTAATTTAGCCGAACATACGAACCGCAGTATTTTTTTAACAGGGAAAGCCGGGACGGGAAAAACGACTTTTCTGAACGAGTTTGTAAAGAAAACCAAGAAGAAACACATTGTCGTAGCGCCAACCGGGATCGCTGCGATCAATGCTGGTGGCGTTACGATTCACTCCATGTTCGGACTTCCATTGAGAACTTTTATTCCGACGACCGACCGGATCGACAGCAATTTGGGAAACAATATTTCCGATTTGATGCAGCATTTCAAATACCGAAAAGACAAACTCAAATTGTTGCGCGAAATAGAAATTATCATCATTGATGAGGTTTCCATGCTGCGTGCCGATGTTTTGGATATGATGGATTTTTCGCTGAGATTCGTTCGCAGGAATCAGCAGAAATTCGGGGGCGTTCAGATGTTGTTTATTGGCGATCTGTACCAGCTTCCGCCGGTGGTTCGCGATGAACATTTTTTAGGCAAGTATTATAAATCGCCTTTTTTCTTCGAAAGTTATGCCTTGAAGGAAATGCCTTTAATCACCATCGAACTGACGACCGTTTACCGGCAGACCGACGAAAAGTTTTTGGATATTCTGAATGATATCCGCGATGGGGCAGTGGGTGATATCGATTTCGAAACATTGAATGAAAGATATGTTCCCGATTTCGAACCGACCGATGAACCTTACGTTTATCTGACTTCACACAACAGAATGGCCGACGAAATCAACCAGAAAAAACTGACCGAACTGAAAGGAAAACCTTTTATATACCGTGCAGATATTATTGGGAATTTTAATGAAAATCAATATCCCAACGAAGAAGAACTGCAGTTGAAAGTAGGTGCCCAGGTCATGTTTATCCGAAACGATGCGAGCGGTGAAAAAAGATATTTCAACGGAAAACTCGCCGAAGTAATGGGTTTGGATGAGAAAGAAATTACCGTGCTTATCGATGGTGACAATGAAGTTTTTAAGATAAAAAAAGAAACCTGGGAACAGAAAAGATATGGTTTGGATGCCGATAAAAATATTACGGAAGATGTGTTGGGGAGTTTCCAGCAATATCCGATTCGCCTTGCCTGGGCCGTGACCATTCATAAATCGCAAGGTTTAACTTTTGACCGTTTGATTATCGATGCCGGAAAATCTTTCGCTTCCGGACAGGTTTATGTAGCGCTTTCGCGGTGCCGGACTTTAGAGGGAATTGTGTTAAAGTCTAAAATCACACCGAATGTTATTTTCGCCGACCGCAGGGTTTCGAAGTTTCAGGATGAAACGAACGCCAATGAAAAAGTTGAAGAGATTCTTCAGGCTGAAAAATATGATTACAGCATCAAAAAAGTGATCAGCAGTTTAGACTGTTTGTGGTTCAAACATTCCCTGGAGAAATGGTTTCAAACCACCAAAACCAGCAAAGCACTTGATAAAAACAAAGCCACTTTTTTGTACCAAAGCATTAAACCGAAGATTGAAAACTTTGGGAACGTTTACCAGAAGTTTGAGAAAATAATGGTTCAGAAAACCCATAAATTCATCAATGGTGATGAGGAATGGAGCGAAATAGAAACCAAAGCAAAAGGAGCGGTGAATTTCTTTTTTACGAAAGTAAATATAGAAGTTTTTCAGCCGTTGCTCGATTTTTATTCTGACAACAAAGGAACCAAAGGGCTCAAAGAATACAACGAAGATTTTCGGGTTGTTCTGGATGATTTGGAAGATTATCTGAATGATCTGAAAAAAGTGTATTTATTGCAAGCGCCCCTTTTCAATACCGAAAATAATATCACCATTTCAACGAAAGTTGCCAAAATCCCTTCTCATATCCTGACCTTCCAGTTATTTGAAGAAGGCAAAACCATTCCTGAAATCGCCAAAGAAAGAGGGTTGGTCACCGAAACTATTTTCGGTCATCTGGCCAAATTCGCCGAGCAGGGATTATTGGATTTATCCAGAATTTTTGATAAAGATAAAATCAAAACTTTTGAAAAGGAGTTCAGGAACAATTCCTACGAAACCTTAAACGATTGGAAAAAAGCATTGCCGAACGATTTTGAATTCAATGAAATCCGTTTGCTGCTGAATCACTTTACCCACAAGAAATCTAAGTAA
- the nadA gene encoding quinolinate synthase NadA has protein sequence MSTENLDTAKANLPVRGFLNIKDLIIPQGEDLVKAILDLKKEKNAVILAHYYQPAAIQDIADYLGDSLQLARAAKDTDADMIAFCGVHFMAEAAKILNPTKKVVLPDTQAGCSLADGCSGEGLRAMRAKHPNALIATYINCNAETKAESDIIVTSSNAETIIRSLPEDRPVIFAPDKNLGKYLMKKTGRDMILWDGSCIVHEAFSMERIAQQMADHPHAKLIAHPESETPVLDLAHFVGSTSALLNFVEKDDAQEFIVATEEGILHEMQKRAPHKKLMPALVFDESCNCSECFYMKRNTLEKLYLCMKYELPEITMDEELRLKALKPIEAMLELSTTIK, from the coding sequence ATGAGCACAGAAAATTTAGACACCGCAAAAGCCAACCTTCCCGTAAGAGGTTTTTTAAATATTAAAGACTTAATCATTCCGCAGGGTGAAGATTTGGTAAAAGCCATTTTAGATCTTAAAAAAGAAAAAAACGCCGTGATTTTGGCGCATTATTACCAACCTGCAGCCATACAGGACATTGCAGATTATTTGGGCGATTCCCTCCAGTTGGCACGTGCGGCGAAAGATACCGATGCCGATATGATTGCTTTTTGTGGCGTTCATTTTATGGCAGAAGCAGCTAAAATCCTGAATCCTACAAAGAAAGTCGTCCTTCCCGATACGCAGGCTGGCTGTTCGCTTGCAGACGGTTGCAGCGGCGAAGGATTGCGGGCTATGCGGGCAAAACACCCGAACGCTTTAATTGCAACTTACATCAACTGCAACGCCGAAACCAAAGCAGAATCAGACATCATCGTTACCAGCTCCAACGCCGAAACCATCATCCGTTCTTTACCGGAAGACCGACCGGTTATTTTCGCGCCGGACAAAAATTTGGGGAAATATTTAATGAAGAAAACCGGCCGCGACATGATTCTCTGGGACGGAAGCTGTATCGTTCACGAAGCCTTTTCCATGGAGAGAATCGCCCAACAAATGGCCGATCATCCTCACGCAAAACTCATCGCGCATCCGGAAAGTGAAACGCCTGTTTTAGATCTGGCTCATTTCGTCGGTTCTACTTCTGCGCTCTTAAATTTTGTGGAAAAAGACGATGCGCAGGAATTCATCGTAGCCACCGAAGAGGGAATTCTTCACGAAATGCAAAAACGCGCTCCGCATAAAAAACTAATGCCGGCCTTGGTTTTCGATGAAAGCTGCAACTGCTCGGAATGTTTTTACATGAAAAGAAATACGCTGGAAAAACTCTATCTCTGCATGAAATACGAATTGCCGGAAATCACCATGGATGAAGAATTGCGCCTGAAAGCTTTGAAACCGATTGAAGCGATGCTTGAATTATCGACGACGATTAAGTGA